One genomic window of Chitinophagaceae bacterium includes the following:
- a CDS encoding MCE family protein → MKVSNEMKVGVLATVAIVLLVLGYNLLRGKNVFSRDNVFYIRYENAGGIAPAGSVRYKGMKVGHVQDIKLATDGSGQIVVSVAITPDLQIPRGSTATVVSPDLISPKAIQLDFVASNDFYNSHDTLVSKVGRNGIQEVQSQAEALIATIDSAINSISGIFNSETKLNLQKSVKSIESTLKTLDNATSKMDVMLNDNVSRLDHIFSNVESITTNLKNNQEEINNLISNLSAISDTVKRSEIGATVREAKEVLEEVRNVMIKINEGKGSMGLLMNDDKLYHNLESSTQSLDALLIDMKANPGRYVQVSVFGKKDKTPQETQNK, encoded by the coding sequence TTGAAAGTATCGAATGAAATGAAGGTGGGAGTGCTTGCAACCGTTGCAATTGTTTTACTCGTTCTTGGTTACAACCTGCTACGTGGCAAAAACGTTTTTAGCCGGGATAATGTCTTCTATATCAGATATGAAAATGCAGGTGGAATTGCTCCGGCTGGTTCTGTTCGTTACAAGGGAATGAAAGTCGGTCATGTGCAGGATATAAAATTGGCAACAGATGGTTCCGGCCAAATCGTAGTCTCTGTAGCAATTACACCAGATCTCCAGATTCCGAGGGGATCAACAGCCACTGTAGTAAGTCCTGATTTAATCAGTCCCAAAGCAATTCAACTTGATTTTGTTGCCTCCAATGATTTTTACAATAGCCATGACACCCTTGTTTCTAAAGTCGGAAGAAATGGTATTCAGGAAGTGCAGTCACAGGCAGAAGCGCTGATTGCCACAATTGATTCTGCAATTAATTCTATTAGCGGAATTTTTAATAGTGAGACGAAGTTAAATTTACAAAAAAGCGTGAAAAGTATTGAAAGCACATTAAAGACACTGGACAACGCAACATCTAAAATGGATGTGATGCTGAATGACAACGTAAGCCGTCTTGATCACATTTTTTCGAATGTAGAGTCTATTACTACCAATCTAAAAAATAACCAGGAAGAGATCAATAACCTGATAAGTAACCTTTCCGCTATTTCAGATACAGTTAAGCGCAGTGAAATTGGGGCCACCGTGCGGGAAGCAAAAGAAGTATTGGAGGAAGTGCGTAATGTGATGATAAAGATTAATGAAGGTAAAGGTTCTATGGGTTTACTCATGAATGATGATAAGCTGTATCATAATCTTGAATCTTCGACTCAATCACTGGATGCACTGCTGATTGACATGAAAGCCAATCCTGGCCGTTATGTGCAGGTTTCCGTATTCGGAAAAAAGGACAAGACACCACAGGAAACTCAAAACAAATAA
- the lptC gene encoding LPS export ABC transporter periplasmic protein LptC produces the protein MQCLQNLCKLFSLLFLLVLTLSAYAQTGEPIEIVNADELQYSEQGNIAVRKLVGNVQLKQKDVTLFCDRADFYFDENIVDAFGNVHIRQGDTIHIYGEKLHYDGNLKKAKLNTKVKLTDSKMVLTTEELDYDLNTRVGFYLKGGKLLSDEAILTSQHGYYYSNSSDMFFKQDVKLTHPDYVLHTDTLKFNTASRTAYFVSPTTINSDSFNVYCEGGYYNTQYDVAQFEKNARLDTRTQQLKADTIFYQRKRGYGYARSHVRWADTLNNIFMLGNFAQYYENNDRIIATENAVLVMVMDNDSMFVTADTLFSYKDTVGNYRNLFAYHHVKIFKSDMQGVCDSIAFTYRDSVFRMFGEPILWVSDNQLSADTMNMYLRGEELYKMDLLQTAFATNESDSGLYNQVQGKNMYGFFVDGRLQRMEVEGNGESIYYAKDDSNAYIGVNKAICSNMTIYFSVDKKVDRIYFLTQPDATLYPLNEFPKEESKLKNFRWFISKKPKSKEELLKPTAPD, from the coding sequence GTGCAATGCTTACAAAATCTGTGTAAGCTTTTTTCTTTATTGTTCCTGCTCGTACTGACCTTGTCTGCTTACGCTCAAACAGGTGAACCCATAGAAATTGTTAATGCCGATGAATTGCAATACAGCGAACAAGGCAATATTGCGGTAAGGAAACTTGTGGGTAATGTTCAGCTAAAGCAAAAAGATGTCACTCTTTTTTGCGACCGCGCAGATTTTTATTTCGATGAAAATATTGTTGACGCATTTGGTAATGTTCATATCCGGCAGGGTGATACCATTCATATTTACGGAGAAAAACTACACTATGATGGCAATCTTAAAAAGGCGAAGCTGAATACGAAAGTGAAGCTCACCGATTCAAAAATGGTGCTCACTACAGAAGAACTGGATTATGATCTGAATACAAGGGTAGGCTTCTATCTTAAAGGAGGCAAGTTGTTAAGCGATGAAGCAATCCTCACCAGCCAGCATGGTTATTATTATTCCAATTCGTCTGACATGTTCTTTAAGCAGGATGTGAAGCTCACGCATCCGGATTACGTGCTGCATACTGATACTTTAAAATTTAATACTGCCTCACGAACTGCTTATTTTGTAAGTCCGACCACCATTAATTCTGATTCATTCAACGTGTATTGCGAAGGAGGATATTACAACACACAATATGACGTGGCTCAATTTGAAAAAAATGCACGGCTCGATACACGGACACAGCAACTAAAAGCAGACACCATTTTTTACCAGCGCAAAAGAGGTTATGGATATGCGCGTTCACATGTCAGGTGGGCTGATACACTGAACAATATTTTTATGCTGGGAAATTTCGCGCAGTATTATGAAAACAATGATCGTATTATCGCTACTGAAAATGCTGTGCTGGTTATGGTAATGGATAATGATTCGATGTTTGTAACTGCTGATACACTTTTTTCCTATAAAGATACGGTCGGCAATTATCGAAATCTTTTTGCCTATCACCATGTAAAAATTTTCAAGAGCGACATGCAAGGTGTCTGCGATTCAATCGCATTCACTTATCGGGATTCGGTATTCAGAATGTTTGGTGAGCCCATATTGTGGGTATCTGATAATCAGCTCAGCGCTGATACAATGAACATGTATTTAAGAGGCGAAGAACTTTATAAAATGGACCTGCTGCAGACAGCATTCGCTACGAATGAGTCTGATTCCGGATTGTATAACCAGGTGCAGGGCAAAAATATGTATGGGTTCTTTGTCGACGGACGATTGCAACGGATGGAAGTGGAAGGCAATGGAGAAAGTATTTATTATGCAAAGGACGACAGCAACGCATACATCGGAGTAAACAAAGCTATCTGCAGCAACATGACAATTTATTTTTCGGTAGACAAAAAAGTAGACCGCATTTATTTTCTCACGCAGCCTGATGCGACGCTTTATCCTTTGAACGAATTTCCTAAGGAAGAATCGAAGCTGAAAAACTTCCGTTGGTTCATCTCAAAAAAACCAAAATCAAAGGAAGAACTGCTGAAGCCAACTGCTCCTGATTAA
- a CDS encoding GxxExxY protein, with the protein MTHNEISAILVNIFLKIHRTLGPGLLESVYEEVICYELSKLGLAFTRQEGIPVIYEAITMNLGFRADIIVEEKVIVEIKSITVLAPVHFKTVLTYLKLSELKLAMLVNFNVELIKDGIHRIVNNL; encoded by the coding sequence ATGACACACAATGAAATTTCGGCCATATTGGTCAACATTTTCTTAAAGATTCACCGGACTTTAGGTCCCGGCTTGCTTGAATCAGTTTATGAGGAAGTCATTTGTTACGAACTTTCGAAGTTGGGTTTAGCTTTTACACGCCAGGAAGGCATCCCGGTAATCTATGAAGCAATCACAATGAATTTAGGTTTTCGTGCAGACATCATTGTTGAAGAAAAGGTGATCGTAGAAATTAAATCTATTACCGTCCTGGCACCCGTGCACTTCAAAACAGTGCTAACTTATTTGAAACTGTCAGAATTAAAATTGGCTATGTTGGTGAATTTTAATGTTGAACTAATTAAGGACGGAATTCATCGTATAGTTAACAATCTGTAA
- a CDS encoding fructose-6-phosphate aldolase, producing the protein MYIIKIHGKVKIPDYIQIRDDQFTLLSYFRADRPEEALKKIGLAEKEAAVKQIIAALPYGKIQKLEV; encoded by the coding sequence ATGTACATCATCAAGATTCATGGTAAAGTGAAAATCCCCGATTACATTCAAATACGGGATGATCAGTTTACGTTATTGTCCTATTTTCGTGCAGACCGGCCTGAAGAGGCTTTAAAAAAAATAGGATTGGCAGAAAAGGAAGCAGCAGTAAAACAAATAATTGCTGCATTGCCCTATGGCAAAATTCAAAAGCTGGAGGTTTAA
- a CDS encoding ATP-binding cassette domain-containing protein — MEEQVIIELRDGIIYQQESLILSNVNLTIHKGEFVYLIGKTGSGKSSLLKVLYGDLQLAGGSGFVAGHDLKTITWKKLPFLRRNLGIVFQDFQLLTDRTIDANLSFVLHATGWNDKEKMKDRIAEVLEMVGLKTKGFKMPHELSGGEQQRVVIARALLNHPALILADEPTGNLDPETSDEILRLLMDISRESNTAVLIASHDFMTIQKFPSRTLKCENGKVFDTSVLEAV, encoded by the coding sequence ATGGAAGAACAAGTGATCATAGAATTAAGGGATGGTATTATTTACCAACAAGAATCATTGATTTTAAGTAATGTGAATCTCACTATTCACAAAGGAGAATTTGTGTACCTGATTGGTAAAACAGGAAGTGGAAAAAGCTCCTTGCTAAAAGTGTTATACGGAGACTTGCAACTTGCCGGCGGATCCGGCTTTGTCGCCGGCCATGATCTGAAAACCATTACCTGGAAAAAGCTTCCCTTTCTCCGGAGAAACCTTGGCATTGTTTTCCAGGATTTTCAGTTGTTGACCGATCGGACGATTGATGCGAACCTAAGTTTTGTATTGCATGCAACCGGTTGGAACGATAAAGAAAAAATGAAGGATCGTATTGCAGAAGTGTTGGAAATGGTGGGATTGAAAACAAAAGGATTTAAGATGCCTCATGAATTATCTGGCGGTGAACAGCAGCGTGTGGTGATCGCAAGAGCATTGTTAAATCATCCTGCGTTAATTCTTGCAGACGAACCTACCGGCAATCTCGATCCTGAAACCTCTGATGAGATTCTGCGGCTGTTAATGGACATCAGCCGTGAATCGAATACCGCTGTGCTGATTGCTTCTCATGATTTTATGACTATTCAGAAATTTCCATCGCGTACCCTGAAGTGTGAGAACGGAAAGGTGTTTGATACTTCTGTGCTGGAAGCAGTATAA
- a CDS encoding glycosyltransferase, translating into MSNLLHIISFNVPYPPDYGGVMDVFYKIKALHDSGIRIKLHCFEYGRKESDVLNQLCEEVFYYKREHSFRDFTSRTPYIVKTRKSSELLKNLALDQAPILFEGLHTCYYLDHDDLKDRFKAVRMHNVEWDYYRHLGKNESGMFRKFYFFTESVKLKNFEKVLSFADHLLPISKNDFEYLSKKFDNVTELPAFHPNEEVISTPGHGEYVLYHGNLAVVENNQAALFLVSKLFNDLDVKLIIAGSDPSDMLVDAVKKNRNVELRINPGEVEMMRLIRHAHINLLPTFQNTGTKLKLLNALFNGRYAVVNSPMIENTGLEELCIVRDKSEELKQVVRELMMVPFKQEDVDHRKAILGNQYSNLVNAAKLIKVLYAAVQ; encoded by the coding sequence ATGAGTAATTTGTTACACATCATTTCTTTCAATGTTCCCTATCCACCTGATTACGGTGGCGTGATGGATGTGTTTTATAAAATAAAAGCATTGCATGACAGTGGTATAAGAATCAAACTGCACTGCTTTGAATATGGCCGGAAAGAATCCGATGTATTGAATCAACTGTGTGAGGAAGTATTTTATTACAAACGCGAACACAGCTTTCGTGATTTCACCTCCCGCACTCCCTATATAGTGAAAACACGCAAGTCAAGTGAGTTACTGAAAAACCTCGCACTTGATCAGGCTCCGATTTTATTTGAAGGTCTGCACACCTGTTATTACCTGGATCACGATGATTTGAAAGACAGGTTTAAAGCAGTTCGCATGCACAATGTAGAATGGGACTATTACCGTCACCTTGGTAAAAATGAGAGTGGTATGTTCCGTAAGTTTTATTTTTTTACAGAATCCGTGAAGCTGAAGAACTTTGAAAAGGTGCTTTCCTTTGCAGATCATTTGCTGCCGATTTCAAAAAATGATTTTGAATACCTGAGCAAAAAATTTGACAACGTAACAGAATTACCAGCCTTTCACCCAAATGAAGAAGTGATTTCCACACCTGGCCACGGAGAGTACGTTTTGTATCATGGTAATCTTGCGGTGGTGGAAAACAACCAGGCAGCACTTTTCCTGGTAAGTAAATTATTTAATGACCTTGATGTGAAGCTGATCATTGCAGGATCTGACCCTTCCGATATGTTGGTGGATGCTGTGAAAAAGAACAGGAATGTAGAGTTGCGTATCAATCCGGGCGAAGTGGAAATGATGCGGCTTATCCGGCATGCACACATTAACCTGTTGCCTACTTTCCAAAATACCGGAACTAAACTTAAGTTGCTGAATGCATTGTTTAATGGTCGCTATGCAGTGGTGAATTCACCGATGATAGAAAACACGGGACTGGAAGAACTTTGTATTGTGCGGGATAAATCAGAGGAGTTAAAACAAGTGGTGCGAGAGCTGATGATGGTGCCGTTTAAACAGGAGGATGTTGACCATAGAAAAGCAATTTTAGGAAATCAATATTCCAATCTTGTAAATGCGGCGAAACTGATAAAAGTATTGTATGCAGCCGTTCAATAA
- a CDS encoding glycosyltransferase, with protein MTHIVFTVVNDLTYDQRMNRICSSLANHGYEVTLVGRKLKESVPLANKTFRQKRLKLLFRKGKLFYLEFNIRLFFYLLFKKFDVVCGIDLDTILPCYMASKVKKKQCVYDAHEIFTEVPEVIRRPVIQDLWKRVERYSIDRIKKCYTVCGALADYFYSQYGRTFEVVRNVPLLENSITVDENKLRDRFILYQGALNEGRGLEQLITAMQHIPLHLKLAGEGDLSVALRKLVLELKLSEKVIFLGQQHPDDLRKITNQSFIGVNLLENKGLSYYYSLANKYFDYVHAGVPVITMNFPEYKQLNQQYEVAVLVNDLETKTIVEAVVELIENKDAYFRYHEQCLLAMQEWNWQKEEQKLLAFYQSLT; from the coding sequence TTGACGCACATAGTTTTCACGGTAGTAAATGATCTGACTTATGATCAGCGTATGAACAGGATTTGTTCATCGCTTGCCAATCATGGATATGAAGTGACTTTGGTAGGAAGAAAACTTAAAGAGAGTGTTCCGCTTGCAAATAAAACATTCAGACAAAAGCGGCTGAAATTATTATTCAGAAAGGGAAAATTATTTTACCTGGAATTCAATATCCGGCTCTTCTTCTATTTGCTCTTCAAAAAATTTGATGTAGTATGTGGAATTGACCTGGATACGATCCTTCCCTGTTACATGGCATCGAAAGTGAAAAAGAAGCAATGTGTTTATGATGCTCATGAAATTTTTACTGAAGTACCCGAAGTCATCCGGAGACCTGTTATTCAGGATTTATGGAAACGTGTTGAGAGATATTCCATAGATAGAATTAAGAAGTGTTATACCGTTTGTGGTGCATTGGCAGATTATTTTTATAGTCAGTATGGTCGCACTTTTGAGGTGGTAAGAAATGTTCCTTTACTTGAAAACAGTATTACTGTTGATGAAAACAAATTACGCGATCGCTTCATCTTGTATCAAGGTGCTTTGAATGAAGGCAGAGGACTTGAACAACTGATTACTGCCATGCAACATATTCCTTTGCATTTGAAACTTGCTGGCGAAGGTGATTTATCTGTTGCCTTACGAAAGCTTGTTCTTGAATTAAAATTATCGGAAAAAGTAATTTTTCTCGGACAGCAACACCCTGACGACCTGAGAAAAATTACCAACCAAAGTTTCATTGGCGTAAACCTGCTCGAGAATAAAGGATTGAGTTATTATTATTCACTCGCCAATAAATATTTTGACTATGTGCATGCAGGAGTCCCGGTAATCACGATGAATTTCCCTGAATACAAGCAACTGAATCAACAGTATGAAGTAGCTGTTTTGGTGAATGACCTGGAAACGAAAACGATAGTGGAAGCGGTAGTTGAACTCATTGAAAATAAAGATGCTTATTTTCGCTATCATGAACAATGCCTGCTGGCGATGCAGGAATGGAACTGGCAGAAAGAAGAACAGAAACTTCTTGCTTTCTACCAATCACTGACATGA